In Gadus chalcogrammus isolate NIFS_2021 chromosome 1, NIFS_Gcha_1.0, whole genome shotgun sequence, one DNA window encodes the following:
- the nppb gene encoding natriuretic peptides B, with translation MLTEGQKPRKPPSKDTKGTETKQTEDKMQLSHLSLLCLGLLVNLQVCRSHPVNTGLGGNDFDLLKTLLRRLEESLPAETRMDQLPMEREDVLDVDIAAKPDSDQEEFQARLDEAAIREFLSAKNLKSVRNNDSGRKSSNCFGGRMDRIGSMSSLGCNTASRFTSRTR, from the exons ATGCTCACCGAGGGTCAGAAACCAAGAAAGCCTCCGAGCAAAGACACGAAGGGAACagaaaccaaacaaacagaagACAAAATGCAACTGTCCCATCTCTCACTGCTCTGCCTCGGTCTGCTCGTCAACCTGCAGGTGTGCAGATCGCATCCCGTCAACACCGGCCTGGGCGGTAATGACTTTGACCTCTTAAAG ACGCTACTCCGCAGACTAGAGGAGTCTCTACCGGCGGAGACAAGGATGGATCAACTGCCCATGGAGAGGGAGGACGTTTTGGACGTCGACATAGCCGCTAAGCCGGACAGCGACCAGGAAGAGTTTCAGGCGAGGCTGGATGAGGCCGCCATCAGGGAGTTCCTCTCGGCCAAGAACTTGAAGTCCGTCCGGAACAACGACTCCGGCCGGAAGTCGTCCAACTGCTTCGGCGGGAGAATGGACCGGATCGGCTCCATGAGCTCCCTGGGCTGCAACACCGCCAGCAGGTTCA CTTCAAGGACAAGATGA